A stretch of the Thiomicrorhabdus xiamenensis genome encodes the following:
- a CDS encoding PhnA domain-containing protein, producing MSIEQQLMQRSEGKCELCGATENLSVMAVEPSDGSADESILVCDTCRSQIENLDSVDTNHWRCLNDAIWNPNPAVQVVAYRMLHQLASEGWPQELMDMMYMEDATREWALKGIVAAEDQIKIVDSNGNQLNEGDDVTLIKDLDVKGAGFTAKRGTLVKNIHLTDNPKHIEGKINGSQIVIVAAFTKKA from the coding sequence ATGAGCATCGAACAACAATTAATGCAGCGCAGCGAAGGAAAATGCGAACTTTGCGGCGCAACTGAAAATTTATCGGTCATGGCTGTTGAACCTTCAGACGGTTCGGCAGACGAGTCAATTCTGGTTTGCGATACCTGTCGTAGCCAGATTGAAAACCTGGATTCTGTCGACACCAACCACTGGCGCTGTTTAAATGATGCCATCTGGAACCCGAACCCTGCCGTTCAGGTCGTTGCCTACCGCATGCTGCATCAGCTGGCTTCCGAAGGCTGGCCGCAAGAACTGATGGACATGATGTACATGGAAGACGCCACCCGCGAATGGGCCCTTAAAGGTATCGTAGCGGCGGAAGATCAGATCAAAATCGTTGACAGCAACGGTAATCAGTTGAATGAAGGCGATGACGTAACCCTGATCAAAGATCTGGACGTTAAAGGTGCCGGCTTTACCGCAAAACGCGGAACTCTGGTCAAAAACATCCACCTTACCGACAATCCGAAGCACATCGAAGGAAAAATCAACGGCAGCCAGATCGTCATTGTCGCAGCCTTTACCAAAAAAGCTTAA
- a CDS encoding DnaJ C-terminal domain-containing protein, with translation MINHFDSSVDYFAILGVHYGACPKAVKQAYRKMARRFHPDVSKIHNAQARFQQVAEAYEVLDRYREDYCRAYEQHSRRQSNLWGASVRPDRAHDFTRDSAQSSQGSREQKDFVYRQKQNAYADGQNGKSQRASEQGDKHEYRFHFDSYGQRPVDGKHREVVYPMTLRYAIRLLRLGSFYIPGLKLQMKFTRQAFEGKTFRLRGKGYKGLFGGKPGDYLVRFNIKIDEKRFRLDGDDIYAQFEVSTLFLQPGKALYLDSPSGRVEWMVPADADFSDYIRFRGMGLPADEVNPPGDLYAKVIPV, from the coding sequence TTGATTAACCATTTTGATTCCAGTGTCGATTATTTTGCCATTTTAGGTGTGCATTATGGTGCCTGTCCCAAAGCGGTTAAGCAGGCTTACCGGAAAATGGCACGGCGATTTCACCCCGACGTTTCAAAAATTCACAATGCGCAAGCCCGTTTTCAGCAGGTCGCAGAAGCTTACGAGGTGCTTGACCGTTATCGCGAGGACTATTGCCGGGCATACGAGCAGCATTCCCGTCGTCAGTCGAATTTGTGGGGCGCGTCCGTCAGGCCGGATAGAGCGCATGATTTCACTCGCGATTCAGCGCAGTCTAGCCAGGGTTCCAGAGAACAGAAGGATTTCGTTTATCGGCAAAAGCAGAATGCATATGCCGATGGTCAAAACGGCAAGTCTCAGCGCGCTTCCGAACAGGGGGATAAGCATGAGTACCGGTTTCATTTCGATAGTTACGGCCAGCGGCCCGTAGATGGAAAGCATCGTGAAGTGGTCTATCCGATGACTTTGCGTTACGCGATACGTCTGTTACGTCTGGGAAGTTTCTATATTCCGGGACTTAAACTGCAAATGAAATTTACCCGTCAGGCGTTCGAGGGCAAAACTTTCCGCTTGCGCGGCAAAGGGTATAAAGGCCTTTTTGGCGGCAAGCCCGGTGATTATCTGGTCCGTTTCAATATCAAAATTGATGAAAAGCGTTTCCGGCTCGACGGTGATGATATTTATGCGCAATTTGAGGTTTCTACGTTGTTTTTACAGCCTGGAAAAGCGCTGTATCTCGACAGTCCGAGCGGCCGGGTGGAATGGATGGTGCCTGCGGATGCGGATTTCAGCGATTACATTCGTTTCCGTGGTATGGGGTTGCCGGCGGATGAGGTCAACCCGCCTGGTGACCTGTATGCCAAAGTCATTCCGGTTTGA
- the clpS gene encoding ATP-dependent Clp protease adapter ClpS yields the protein MSESHDYDDGNLLLDRAKPKTKPPRRYQVVLLNDDYTTMEFVIEVLQRFFGMDELRAQAVMLKVHHEGKGVCGVYSREVAEMKVRQVNAYAREHEFPLRCQMEVA from the coding sequence ATGTCTGAATCGCACGATTATGATGATGGCAATCTATTGCTGGATCGAGCAAAACCCAAAACCAAACCACCGCGTCGTTATCAGGTTGTCTTGTTGAACGACGACTACACGACCATGGAATTCGTTATTGAAGTACTGCAGCGATTTTTCGGTATGGACGAATTACGCGCGCAGGCCGTGATGCTTAAGGTGCATCATGAAGGTAAAGGTGTTTGCGGTGTTTACAGCCGGGAAGTCGCCGAGATGAAAGTGCGTCAGGTTAACGCCTACGCCCGTGAACACGAATTCCCGCTCAGATGCCAGATGGAGGTGGCGTGA
- the clpA gene encoding ATP-dependent Clp protease ATP-binding subunit ClpA, which yields MLSKELQHILSGAFGVANEYRHEFVTLEHLLVQLLEAPSVQEVILACGAHPDQLIDELEKYLESEGEVEHAHELQPTMSFQRVIERAIYFVQSNGYPEVLPTHVLASILSEQESQAVYVLESHGVDRLSVTNYLSHGVSVHDGDDMPMSGENLQNEEEGAQESNSTSPLKSFAVNLNEQAENGKIDPIIGRDWEISRTMEVLSRRRKNNPLLVGEPGVGKTAVAEGLAYRIVHQQVPKILEDAVVYSLDMGALLAGTRYRGDFEKRFKAVLKALQELDHAILFIDEIHTIIGAGAVQGGAMDASNLMKPALSSGNLRCIGATTYDEFRGIFEKDRALARRFQKVDIKEPTVEESFAILKGLKDKYEAHHNVKYTLPALREAVALSARYITDRHLPDKAIDVIDEAGAKQALVAPSKRRKQIGVHEVQQVVASIARIPVTQITQKERDTLKDLEANLKRVVFGQDHAIDQVAKAIKLARSGLGEPNKPTASFLFAGPTGVGKTELSQQLAKLMGVEMLRFDMSEYMERHTVSRLIGAPPGYVGFDQGGLLTEAVSKNPHAIVLLDEIEKAHPDVFNLLLQVMDHGTLTDNNGRKADFRNITLIMTSNVGAEQMARASIGFTEQDHTLDFDSELKKVFTPEFRNRLDGVIQFNRLSQESMESVVNKFIYQLENALQEKKVELNLSDEARAWLAKHGYDPLMGARPMGRLIQDKLKQPLAEMLLFGDLQQGGIAKVIVNPDKDDLEIEILEKV from the coding sequence ATGTTAAGTAAAGAGCTACAGCATATTCTCAGTGGCGCATTTGGAGTCGCCAACGAGTACCGGCATGAATTTGTCACTTTGGAACACCTTCTGGTTCAGCTTTTGGAAGCGCCGTCGGTTCAGGAAGTTATTCTGGCGTGTGGTGCGCATCCGGATCAATTGATTGATGAACTTGAAAAGTACCTGGAATCGGAAGGCGAAGTCGAGCACGCGCACGAACTGCAACCGACGATGAGTTTTCAGCGTGTCATCGAGCGCGCAATCTATTTTGTACAGAGTAACGGCTATCCTGAAGTTCTGCCGACTCATGTACTGGCTTCGATTTTAAGTGAACAGGAGTCGCAGGCGGTTTATGTCCTTGAATCGCATGGCGTGGATCGTCTTAGTGTCACTAACTATCTATCGCATGGCGTCAGCGTTCACGACGGCGATGACATGCCGATGTCTGGCGAAAATTTGCAGAATGAAGAAGAAGGCGCACAAGAAAGCAATTCGACTTCTCCTCTGAAATCGTTTGCGGTCAACCTGAACGAACAGGCGGAAAACGGCAAAATCGATCCGATCATTGGGCGTGACTGGGAAATCAGCCGCACGATGGAAGTCTTGAGCCGTCGCAGAAAAAATAATCCGTTGCTGGTCGGTGAACCGGGAGTCGGTAAAACCGCTGTAGCAGAGGGTCTGGCCTATCGTATAGTGCATCAACAGGTTCCGAAGATTTTGGAAGACGCTGTGGTCTACAGCCTTGATATGGGGGCTTTGCTCGCCGGCACGCGTTACAGAGGGGATTTTGAAAAGCGTTTCAAGGCGGTTCTCAAAGCCTTGCAGGAGTTGGATCATGCGATCCTGTTTATCGATGAGATTCATACCATTATCGGCGCTGGAGCGGTACAGGGCGGCGCCATGGATGCTTCGAATCTGATGAAACCAGCGCTTTCATCGGGAAATTTACGTTGTATCGGTGCAACCACCTACGATGAATTCCGTGGGATCTTTGAAAAAGACCGGGCATTGGCTCGCCGTTTCCAGAAAGTCGATATCAAGGAGCCGACGGTCGAAGAGAGTTTTGCCATTCTGAAAGGGCTTAAAGACAAATATGAGGCGCATCATAATGTCAAATATACGCTTCCGGCGCTCAGAGAGGCGGTTGCTCTTTCGGCTCGCTATATAACCGATCGTCATCTGCCCGATAAGGCAATTGACGTGATTGATGAAGCCGGCGCCAAGCAGGCATTGGTCGCGCCTTCCAAGCGCAGAAAACAGATCGGTGTGCATGAAGTGCAGCAGGTGGTCGCATCGATTGCTCGTATTCCGGTGACCCAGATTACTCAGAAAGAGCGCGATACACTTAAGGATTTGGAAGCCAATCTGAAAAGAGTGGTTTTCGGACAGGATCATGCCATTGATCAGGTGGCCAAGGCAATCAAACTGGCGCGTTCTGGTCTTGGTGAACCGAATAAGCCGACGGCCTCTTTCCTGTTCGCCGGCCCGACCGGAGTCGGTAAAACGGAGTTGAGCCAGCAACTGGCGAAGTTGATGGGTGTAGAGATGCTGCGCTTTGATATGTCCGAATATATGGAGCGGCATACGGTATCCCGACTGATCGGGGCGCCTCCGGGTTATGTCGGCTTCGATCAGGGCGGTTTACTGACCGAGGCGGTCAGTAAGAATCCGCATGCGATTGTGTTGCTGGATGAGATCGAGAAGGCGCATCCGGATGTCTTCAATCTGCTGTTGCAGGTGATGGATCATGGTACCTTGACCGATAATAACGGGCGCAAGGCGGATTTCCGTAATATCACTCTGATTATGACATCGAACGTCGGGGCCGAGCAGATGGCTCGCGCCAGTATCGGTTTTACCGAGCAGGATCATACGTTGGATTTTGATTCGGAACTGAAAAAAGTTTTTACACCGGAATTCCGTAACCGCCTTGATGGTGTGATTCAGTTTAATCGTCTGAGTCAGGAGTCGATGGAGTCGGTGGTCAATAAATTTATCTATCAGTTGGAGAACGCGCTCCAAGAGAAGAAGGTGGAGTTGAATTTGAGCGACGAAGCGCGTGCCTGGTTGGCGAAACACGGCTACGATCCGCTGATGGGGGCGAGACCGATGGGACGTTTGATTCAGGATAAACTCAAACAGCCTCTGGCAGAAATGTTATTGTTCGGCGACCTTCAGCAAGGCGGTATTGCAAAAGTAATTGTCAATCCGGATAAGGACGATCTGGAGATAGAGATTCTGGAGAAAGTTTGA
- the infA gene encoding translation initiation factor IF-1, whose product MAKQDVIEFDGVVIETLPNTMFRVELENGHQVLAHISGRMRKNYIRILAGDSVKVELTPYDLTKGRITYRGK is encoded by the coding sequence ATGGCAAAACAAGACGTTATTGAATTTGATGGTGTTGTGATTGAAACACTTCCAAACACCATGTTCCGTGTAGAATTGGAAAACGGGCACCAGGTACTGGCGCACATTTCCGGCCGCATGCGTAAGAACTACATCCGTATTCTTGCAGGTGATTCCGTTAAAGTAGAATTGACGCCTTACGATCTGACTAAAGGTCGTATCACCTACCGCGGAAAATAA
- a CDS encoding succinate dehydrogenase assembly factor 2, translating into MNDMESQQSFEIWKKQMRFAAKRGNLETELLLVKFINQLQFYPQEDRQHLQQLLAQSDQDLFCWLLQASEHVDPACDDSIPAQFRSLIQQIKTVYLS; encoded by the coding sequence ATGAACGATATGGAATCACAGCAGAGCTTTGAAATCTGGAAAAAACAGATGCGCTTTGCCGCCAAGCGCGGAAATCTGGAAACGGAGTTACTTCTGGTGAAGTTCATTAATCAGTTGCAATTCTATCCGCAGGAAGATCGACAACACCTGCAACAATTGCTGGCTCAAAGTGATCAAGACCTGTTTTGCTGGTTACTTCAGGCATCTGAGCACGTCGATCCCGCATGCGACGATTCGATTCCTGCTCAGTTTCGTTCCCTGATCCAACAGATTAAGACAGTTTATTTGAGTTAA
- a CDS encoding succinate dehydrogenase iron-sulfur subunit, with product MQILIDRYNPQSDSAPYTQSYHLIDDEIGEDTMLLELLQRLRIQDPTLGFRSSCQEGVCGSDGMNVNGNNCLSCITLAKPLGNRIHIRPLPGFPVIKDLIVDMQLFYDQYKNVDPYLKSDEKLSSDPEHEILQSPEEREKLDGSYECILCACCSSSCPSFWWNPDLFPGPAALLAANRFVIDSRDITTIDRLKSLDKAEKTFRCRHIQNCTAACPKGLNPSRAIQGLKHKIVKNRS from the coding sequence ATGCAGATTCTTATCGACCGTTACAACCCGCAGAGCGATTCCGCCCCCTACACCCAGTCGTACCACCTTATCGACGATGAGATTGGCGAAGACACCATGCTTCTGGAGCTGCTGCAACGGCTTCGCATCCAAGACCCAACACTCGGATTCCGTTCCAGCTGTCAGGAAGGCGTGTGCGGTTCGGACGGCATGAACGTCAACGGCAATAACTGCTTGAGTTGCATTACGCTGGCCAAACCGCTCGGCAATAGAATTCATATCCGCCCGCTTCCCGGCTTTCCGGTAATTAAAGACCTTATCGTCGATATGCAGCTGTTCTACGATCAATATAAAAACGTTGACCCTTACCTGAAAAGTGATGAAAAACTGTCCAGTGACCCGGAACACGAAATACTGCAATCGCCCGAAGAACGCGAAAAACTCGACGGCAGCTACGAATGCATTCTGTGCGCCTGCTGCTCGAGTAGCTGTCCCTCCTTTTGGTGGAACCCGGACCTGTTCCCCGGCCCTGCGGCATTGCTGGCGGCCAACCGTTTTGTCATCGATTCGCGCGATATCACCACAATTGATCGACTGAAATCCCTGGACAAGGCAGAGAAAACATTCCGCTGCCGACATATTCAGAACTGTACCGCCGCCTGTCCGAAAGGTTTAAATCCAAGCCGCGCCATTCAAGGCTTGAAACACAAAATTGTCAAAAACCGGTCTTAG
- the sdhA gene encoding succinate dehydrogenase flavoprotein subunit, producing MSQETTLQEYEFDAVVIGAGGAGMRAALQLTEAGHKVAMISKVFPTRSHTVAAQGGINAALGNVTEDKWQWHMYDTIKGSDYLGDQDAIEFMCQEASQIVRELEHFGVPFSRLENGKIYQRAFGGQSQNYGEKQAKRTCAAADRTGHAILHSLYQQNLRAGTEMFVEHFALDLILEDNEAVCGVLIQNLHDSTLKAVWAKHVLLATGGAGQIFRTNSNASINTGDGLGMVQRAGIPLQDMEFWQFHPTGVAGKGMLISEATRGEGGILRNADGEAFMVRYAPKVKDLASRDVVARAIAIEVEEGRGCGPQKDHVLLDLTHLPHEVIENRLPGIRDISRTFLGIDPIEAPIPIFPTCHYMMGGIPTNLNGQVVKPDIPAPENRSGQNVESQVAVPGLYAIGECACVSVHGANRLGGNSLLDIIVFGRKAAQEISKQLQNSQETAARASHHNLDTLMQRYQRWLQTPSSASLEDSVFAIASEMQKIMESGCGVFRDRKHMQQTVEQLRQLEQRFAQVQIQDDSSVFNFERCSALELENLLAVAKATACSALAREESRGAHTRVDFAERDDENWLKHSLFYPQNESILFKPVNRQPTQHAPFEPQKRVY from the coding sequence ATGTCGCAAGAAACCACCCTTCAGGAATATGAGTTTGACGCCGTCGTCATCGGAGCCGGAGGTGCCGGCATGCGTGCCGCACTCCAGCTTACCGAAGCCGGACATAAGGTTGCCATGATCAGCAAGGTATTTCCAACCCGGTCGCACACGGTCGCAGCTCAAGGCGGAATTAATGCCGCACTGGGTAATGTCACCGAGGATAAGTGGCAATGGCATATGTATGACACCATCAAGGGAAGCGATTACCTTGGCGATCAGGACGCAATCGAGTTTATGTGTCAGGAAGCAAGTCAGATCGTTCGTGAACTGGAGCATTTCGGGGTACCTTTTTCACGTCTTGAAAACGGCAAGATCTACCAGCGCGCCTTTGGCGGCCAATCCCAGAATTACGGAGAAAAACAGGCCAAACGCACATGCGCTGCAGCCGACCGGACCGGACATGCGATTCTGCACTCGCTATATCAGCAGAACCTGCGCGCCGGCACGGAAATGTTCGTTGAACATTTTGCCTTGGATCTTATTCTCGAAGACAACGAAGCCGTCTGCGGCGTACTGATACAAAACCTGCACGACTCCACCCTCAAGGCTGTATGGGCCAAACATGTTCTGCTGGCAACCGGGGGGGCCGGGCAAATCTTTCGAACCAACTCCAATGCCAGTATCAATACCGGCGACGGTTTAGGCATGGTTCAGCGCGCCGGGATTCCTCTGCAGGATATGGAATTCTGGCAGTTCCACCCAACCGGTGTGGCCGGTAAAGGAATGCTGATTTCCGAAGCCACTCGCGGCGAAGGCGGGATTTTGCGCAACGCAGACGGTGAAGCCTTTATGGTTCGCTACGCACCAAAAGTGAAAGATCTGGCTTCACGGGACGTGGTTGCGCGTGCCATTGCCATCGAAGTCGAGGAAGGACGCGGCTGCGGGCCGCAAAAAGACCATGTACTGCTTGACCTGACGCACCTGCCGCACGAAGTCATTGAAAACCGTCTACCCGGAATCCGCGACATCAGCCGGACGTTTCTTGGAATCGACCCTATCGAAGCCCCGATCCCGATCTTTCCAACCTGTCACTATATGATGGGCGGTATTCCAACAAACCTTAACGGACAAGTCGTCAAACCGGATATCCCGGCTCCTGAAAACCGTTCGGGGCAAAACGTGGAGTCTCAGGTAGCGGTTCCGGGCCTGTATGCGATCGGCGAATGTGCCTGCGTGTCAGTTCACGGTGCAAACCGACTCGGCGGAAACTCCCTCCTCGACATTATCGTCTTCGGACGCAAAGCGGCTCAAGAGATCAGCAAACAACTGCAAAACAGTCAAGAAACAGCGGCAAGAGCCTCTCATCATAATCTGGATACCCTGATGCAACGCTACCAACGATGGTTGCAAACTCCGTCGTCAGCGTCGTTGGAAGATTCGGTGTTTGCGATCGCCTCCGAAATGCAGAAAATAATGGAAAGCGGATGCGGCGTTTTTCGCGACCGCAAACACATGCAACAGACCGTCGAGCAATTGCGTCAACTGGAACAGCGTTTTGCTCAAGTACAAATTCAGGATGACAGCTCTGTGTTCAATTTCGAACGCTGTAGCGCGCTGGAACTGGAAAACCTTCTGGCTGTCGCCAAGGCGACCGCCTGCAGCGCGCTGGCCCGCGAAGAGAGCCGCGGAGCCCACACCCGGGTCGACTTTGCCGAACGCGACGACGAGAACTGGTTAAAGCACAGCCTTTTCTATCCGCAAAACGAAAGCATACTTTTCAAACCGGTCAACCGACAACCCACACAACATGCGCCGTTTGAGCCCCAGAAACGGGTCTATTGA
- the sdhD gene encoding succinate dehydrogenase, hydrophobic membrane anchor protein: MLSLKRLTGSKAHLWQRISAIYLLLYIPLMALYIAFLPETNSLENIVGNLLYYCFFGYLSIVAYLLLLVHVWIGGRDILIDYIPRNRLTLWLNLYYLLLIVVTADLLALIVSVNPYL, from the coding sequence ATGCTGTCACTTAAGCGACTCACCGGTTCCAAAGCACACCTCTGGCAACGAATCAGCGCCATTTATCTGCTGTTGTACATTCCTCTAATGGCGCTCTATATCGCTTTTTTGCCGGAAACCAATTCTCTGGAAAACATTGTAGGAAACCTTTTGTACTACTGTTTTTTCGGATATTTAAGTATCGTTGCCTACCTGCTGCTTCTGGTGCATGTCTGGATCGGTGGCAGAGACATTCTTATCGACTATATTCCGCGTAATCGATTAACCCTTTGGCTCAACCTGTACTATCTGTTACTGATCGTCGTTACCGCCGACCTGCTTGCTTTGATCGTTTCGGTTAACCCTTACCTATAA
- a CDS encoding succinate dehydrogenase, cytochrome b556 subunit — MYQSNDPRPRSLNLLAFHFPLNAWLSVLHRITGLLLIVSFIGYLALANLIWLHPDVRLSAINQHWIPLCMHSAFWAAISFHWLTGLRHLLAEKLYDTAWYARLASPLFNSLLLLVWLLVCLFSWHTIWN; from the coding sequence ATGTATCAAAGCAATGACCCCCGTCCAAGATCACTGAATCTGCTAGCCTTCCATTTCCCGCTCAACGCCTGGCTCTCGGTTCTGCACCGAATTACCGGCCTGCTGCTGATTGTCAGCTTTATCGGCTATCTCGCACTGGCCAATCTGATCTGGCTACACCCCGACGTCCGCCTGAGCGCGATCAACCAGCACTGGATACCATTATGTATGCACAGCGCCTTTTGGGCTGCGATCAGCTTCCACTGGCTAACTGGACTGCGTCATCTCCTGGCCGAGAAGCTTTATGACACGGCCTGGTATGCCAGACTGGCAAGCCCTCTATTCAATTCCCTATTACTTCTTGTCTGGTTACTGGTCTGCCTGTTCAGCTGGCATACGATCTGGAACTGA
- the aat gene encoding leucyl/phenylalanyl-tRNA--protein transferase codes for MNDSIEIGQAPFWLSPENIAFPPSELALDEPDGLLAIGGDLTPQWLLHAYKNGIFPWFNADDPILWWTPNPRSVLKIKNLKISRSLRKSWRDKVLSGKYKITLDTAFQSVMHNCASIPRKDQDGTWINHKMISSYLQLHLHGYAHSVEVWDGDQLIGGLYGLAIGKIFFGESMFAHKTDASKLALIAICFQLEEWGFEWIDTQVETSHLSSMGATLLARDAFEVGLRYFTRQPFPPKSWDFELDWPSVLDAFRNRHSDA; via the coding sequence ATGAACGATTCCATTGAAATCGGACAGGCCCCTTTCTGGCTTTCCCCCGAAAACATTGCCTTCCCTCCGAGCGAACTCGCTCTGGATGAGCCGGACGGACTTCTGGCAATAGGCGGCGACCTGACCCCGCAGTGGCTGTTGCATGCCTACAAAAACGGAATCTTTCCGTGGTTCAACGCCGATGATCCGATTCTCTGGTGGACCCCGAATCCGCGTAGCGTTCTTAAGATCAAAAACCTGAAAATCAGTCGCAGTCTGCGTAAGAGCTGGCGTGACAAAGTGCTAAGCGGCAAGTATAAAATCACGCTCGACACAGCGTTTCAATCGGTCATGCACAATTGTGCTTCGATCCCGCGTAAAGATCAGGACGGAACCTGGATTAATCACAAAATGATCTCGTCCTATCTGCAATTGCACCTTCACGGTTATGCTCATTCGGTTGAAGTCTGGGACGGCGACCAGTTAATCGGCGGATTGTACGGTCTCGCCATCGGCAAGATCTTCTTTGGTGAATCGATGTTCGCCCATAAAACCGACGCCTCCAAACTGGCCTTGATTGCAATCTGTTTTCAGCTTGAAGAATGGGGCTTTGAGTGGATCGATACCCAAGTCGAGACGTCGCACCTTAGTAGCATGGGGGCAACATTACTCGCTCGCGATGCCTTCGAGGTCGGTCTGCGTTATTTTACCCGCCAGCCTTTCCCGCCCAAAAGCTGGGATTTCGAGCTCGACTGGCCGTCCGTACTGGATGCTTTTCGCAACCGTCATTCCGACGCCTAA